A window of the Pseudomonas fluorescens genome harbors these coding sequences:
- a CDS encoding DMT family transporter has product MNLSLYLLTVLIWGTTWIALKWQLGVVAIPVSIVYRFGLAALVLFALLLLSRRLQPMNRRGHLICVAQGLCLFCVNFMCFLTASQWIPSGLVAVVFSTATLWNALNARVFFGQRIARNVLMGGALGLFGLGLLFWPELAGHHASPQTLLGLGLALCGTLCFSAGNMLSSLQQKAGLKPLTTNAWGMAYGAAMLSVWCLVKGIPFEMEWTSRYIGALLYLVIPGSVIGFTAYLTLVGRMGPERAAYCTVLFPVVALNVSAFAEGYQWTAPALAGLVLVMLGNVLVFRKPKPVIEMIAKPAH; this is encoded by the coding sequence ATGAACCTGTCGTTGTATTTGTTGACCGTGCTGATCTGGGGCACCACCTGGATCGCCCTGAAGTGGCAACTGGGCGTGGTGGCGATTCCGGTGTCGATCGTCTATCGCTTCGGTCTTGCCGCGCTGGTGTTGTTCGCGCTGTTGCTGCTCAGCCGCCGACTGCAACCGATGAACCGGCGTGGGCATCTGATCTGTGTCGCGCAGGGCTTGTGCCTGTTCTGCGTCAACTTCATGTGCTTCCTGACTGCCAGCCAATGGATCCCCAGCGGTCTGGTGGCGGTGGTGTTTTCCACCGCAACGTTGTGGAACGCGCTGAATGCGCGGGTGTTCTTCGGCCAGCGTATCGCGCGCAATGTGCTGATGGGCGGGGCACTGGGATTGTTTGGTCTGGGCCTGTTGTTCTGGCCGGAACTGGCCGGGCATCACGCCAGTCCGCAAACCCTGCTCGGCCTGGGCCTGGCACTCTGCGGCACCTTGTGTTTCTCGGCGGGCAACATGCTGTCGAGCCTGCAACAGAAGGCCGGCCTCAAGCCGCTGACCACCAATGCGTGGGGCATGGCTTACGGTGCAGCGATGCTGTCGGTCTGGTGCCTGGTCAAAGGTATTCCGTTCGAGATGGAATGGACCTCGCGCTACATCGGCGCCTTGCTGTATCTGGTGATTCCGGGGTCGGTGATCGGTTTTACCGCATACCTGACGCTCGTTGGTCGTATGGGGCCGGAGCGCGCCGCTTATTGCACTGTGCTGTTCCCGGTGGTGGCGCTGAACGTATCGGCCTTTGCCGAAGGTTATCAATGGACGGCACCAGCGTTGGCCGGACTGGTGCTGGTGATGCTGGGTAATGTATTGGTATTTCGTAAACCTAAACCCGTTATTGAAATGATCGCTAAACCCGCACATTGA
- a CDS encoding DUF2165 domain-containing protein has protein sequence MTSLTTSQLIRRSKVAIVFMVGILGALIVFSNATDYNSNYVYLGHILSMDTTGSHLKYRSIDSEMMHHRIYWMIMTLETIFTSSCLLGGYQLAKNLNSSEKQFHEAKKYAVLGFLVALFVYYFCLQVIGNEWFDMDQSKEWNAMSWAQSIVDFLLPALIFLVMKIDD, from the coding sequence ATGACAAGCCTTACAACTTCCCAACTTATCAGGAGAAGTAAAGTCGCAATCGTTTTCATGGTCGGCATATTGGGTGCTCTCATTGTCTTCAGCAATGCCACCGATTACAACTCGAACTATGTTTATCTTGGCCACATTCTAAGCATGGATACGACAGGCAGCCATTTGAAGTATCGATCGATCGACTCGGAAATGATGCACCACCGCATCTACTGGATGATCATGACACTGGAGACGATCTTCACCTCGTCCTGCCTCTTGGGTGGTTATCAACTGGCGAAAAACCTCAATTCATCGGAAAAGCAATTTCACGAAGCAAAAAAATACGCCGTACTGGGGTTTCTCGTGGCGCTGTTTGTTTATTACTTCTGCCTGCAAGTCATTGGCAATGAATGGTTCGACATGGACCAGTCAAAGGAATGGAACGCCATGTCCTGGGCGCAAAGCATTGTCGACTTCCTGCTCCCGGCACTTATATTCCTGGTCATGAAAATCGACGATTGA
- a CDS encoding 2-hydroxyacid dehydrogenase: protein MKKTVLAFSRITPPMIERLQQDFDVIVPNPKNGDINAQFNEALPHAHGLIGVGRKLGKAQLENATKLEVVSSVSVGYDNYDLAYFNERGIMLTNTPDVLTESTADLAFALIMSSARRVAELDAWTKAGQWQASIGAPLFGCDVHGKTLGIVGMGNIGAAVARRGRFGFNMPILYSGNSRKTELEQELGAQFRSLDQLLAEADFVCLVVPLSDKTRHLISHRELALMKPDAILVNISRGPVVDEPALIEALQNNRIRGAGLDVYEKEPLAESPLFQLKNAVTLPHIGSATNETREAMANRAMANLRSALLGERPQDLVNSQVWKS, encoded by the coding sequence ATGAAAAAAACAGTTTTGGCCTTCAGCCGCATCACCCCACCCATGATCGAACGCCTGCAACAGGACTTCGACGTCATCGTCCCCAACCCAAAAAACGGCGACATCAACGCCCAGTTCAACGAAGCCCTGCCCCACGCCCACGGCCTGATCGGCGTCGGTCGAAAACTCGGCAAGGCCCAACTGGAAAACGCCACGAAACTCGAAGTGGTCTCCAGCGTCTCCGTCGGCTACGACAACTACGACCTCGCCTACTTCAACGAACGCGGGATCATGCTCACCAACACCCCGGACGTCCTCACCGAAAGCACCGCTGACCTGGCCTTCGCCCTGATCATGAGCAGCGCCCGCCGCGTCGCCGAACTGGACGCCTGGACCAAAGCCGGCCAATGGCAGGCCAGCATCGGCGCACCGCTGTTCGGTTGCGACGTACACGGCAAGACCCTGGGCATCGTCGGCATGGGTAACATCGGCGCCGCCGTCGCCCGTCGCGGACGCTTCGGCTTCAACATGCCGATCCTGTACAGCGGCAACAGCCGCAAGACCGAACTGGAACAGGAGCTCGGCGCACAGTTTCGCAGCCTTGACCAACTGCTGGCCGAAGCCGACTTCGTCTGCCTGGTGGTTCCACTCAGCGACAAGACCCGCCACCTGATCAGCCACCGCGAACTGGCGCTGATGAAGCCGGACGCGATTCTGGTGAACATCTCGCGTGGCCCGGTAGTCGACGAGCCGGCACTGATCGAAGCGTTGCAGAACAACCGCATTCGCGGCGCCGGCCTCGACGTCTACGAGAAAGAACCGTTGGCTGAATCGCCGCTGTTCCAGCTGAAAAACGCCGTCACCCTGCCGCACATCGGCTCGGCGACAAATGAAACCCGCGAAGCCATGGCCAACCGCGCAATGGCCAACCTGCGCAGCGCCCTGCTCGGCGAGCGCCCGCAGGATCTGGTCAATTCGCAAGTCTGGAAGAGCTGA
- a CDS encoding LysR family transcriptional regulator — protein sequence MDTLQNMRAFSCVAEAGSFTAAAVQLDTTTANVSRAVSNLEAHLQTRLLNRTTRRIALTEAGKRYLLRCEQILAYVEEAEAEASEAHARPAGQLKVHTMTGIGQHFVIDAIARYRKTHPDVTFDLTMANRVPDLLDEGYDVSIVLARELPDSGFVSQRLGITYSIVCASPAYVKANGCAQKPSDLLNHACLRLVSPVIPLEKWAFDGPEGQEMVTINSSPFLVNSADAMKTAITSGMGVGVLPVYAAIEGLRNGSLVRVMPNYRSQELNLYAIYPSRQYLDAKIKTWVEYLRGSLPEILAGHQAELAAYEMSGSLAGVRVAN from the coding sequence ATGGACACTTTGCAAAACATGCGCGCCTTCAGTTGTGTGGCCGAAGCCGGCAGCTTCACCGCCGCCGCCGTGCAACTCGACACCACCACCGCCAACGTCTCGCGCGCGGTCTCCAACCTTGAGGCCCACCTGCAAACCCGCCTGCTGAACCGCACGACCCGGCGCATCGCGCTCACCGAAGCCGGCAAGCGCTATCTGCTTCGCTGCGAGCAGATCCTCGCCTACGTCGAAGAGGCCGAAGCCGAAGCCAGCGAAGCCCACGCCCGCCCGGCCGGTCAGTTGAAAGTGCACACCATGACCGGTATCGGCCAGCACTTCGTGATCGACGCCATCGCCCGCTACCGCAAGACCCACCCGGACGTGACCTTCGACCTGACCATGGCCAACCGCGTGCCGGACCTGCTCGACGAAGGCTACGACGTGTCCATCGTCCTGGCCCGCGAACTGCCGGACTCGGGCTTCGTCTCGCAACGCCTGGGCATCACCTACAGCATCGTCTGCGCCTCCCCGGCCTACGTGAAAGCCAACGGCTGCGCACAGAAACCCAGCGACCTGCTGAACCACGCCTGCCTGCGCCTGGTAAGCCCGGTGATCCCCCTGGAAAAATGGGCTTTCGACGGCCCGGAAGGCCAGGAAATGGTCACCATCAACAGCTCGCCCTTCCTGGTGAACTCCGCCGATGCGATGAAAACCGCGATCACCAGTGGGATGGGGGTCGGTGTATTGCCGGTGTACGCCGCGATTGAAGGCTTGCGTAATGGCTCGCTGGTGCGGGTAATGCCCAACTACCGCTCGCAGGAACTGAACCTGTATGCGATCTACCCGTCGCGGCAGTATCTGGATGCGAAGATCAAGACCTGGGTCGAGTACCTGCGTGGGTCGTTGCCGGAGATATTGGCGGGGCATCAGGCGGAACTGGCGGCTTATGAGATGAGTGGGAGTCTGGCGGGGGTGCGGGTGGCGAACTGA
- a CDS encoding efflux transporter outer membrane subunit, which yields MPRRINRALLPLSVLALSLGLGGCIGTGGIAPQGKALEANELATDEAIAHAARDANWPTAQWWQAYGDPQLNHWIDLAVQGSPTMAMAAARVRQARSMAGVAEAAESLQINGESTLKRHNWPTDQFYGPGELANSTTWDNNAALGFSYALDLWGRESNSTERAVDLAHMSAAEARQAQLELQNNIVRAYIELSLHYAQRDIVAATLKQQQQILELAQKRLNGGIGTHFEVSQAETPLPETHRQLDALDEEIALSRNQIAALAGKGPGAGAQLQRPTLSLGAALKLPSALPAELLGQRPDVVASRWQVAAQARGIDVAHAGFYPNVDLVGSLGYMATGGGALEFLTGKKLNYNVGPAISLPIFDGGRLRAELGEASAGYDIAVAHYNQTLVNALKNISDQLIRRESMDKQQTFAAESVATAQKTYDIAMIAYQRGLTDYLNVLNAQTLLFKQQQVEQQVQAARLSAHAELVTALGGGLGAGKDVPTFEQTAAPKTPALLR from the coding sequence GTGCCGCGTCGCATCAACAGAGCGCTTTTGCCGCTCAGTGTTCTGGCTCTTTCGTTAGGTCTCGGCGGCTGCATTGGAACCGGAGGGATTGCCCCCCAGGGCAAGGCTCTGGAGGCCAATGAACTGGCCACCGACGAGGCCATCGCCCACGCCGCCCGTGACGCAAACTGGCCCACCGCGCAGTGGTGGCAAGCCTACGGCGACCCGCAACTCAATCATTGGATCGACCTTGCAGTGCAAGGCAGCCCGACTATGGCGATGGCCGCCGCGCGAGTGCGTCAGGCCCGGTCCATGGCCGGCGTCGCCGAAGCCGCCGAGTCGTTGCAGATCAATGGTGAGTCGACCCTCAAGCGTCACAACTGGCCGACCGACCAGTTCTACGGTCCCGGTGAGCTGGCCAACAGCACTACCTGGGACAACAACGCCGCGCTGGGTTTCAGTTACGCCCTCGACCTCTGGGGCCGTGAAAGCAACAGCACCGAACGTGCGGTAGACCTTGCGCACATGAGCGCTGCCGAAGCGCGTCAGGCGCAGCTCGAATTGCAGAACAACATCGTGCGTGCCTACATCGAACTGTCGCTGCATTACGCCCAGCGCGACATCGTGGCGGCGACGCTCAAGCAGCAACAGCAGATTCTCGAGCTGGCGCAGAAGCGTCTGAATGGCGGGATCGGCACGCACTTTGAAGTCAGCCAGGCCGAAACCCCGCTGCCGGAAACTCATCGGCAACTGGATGCACTGGACGAAGAAATCGCCCTGAGCCGCAACCAGATCGCCGCACTGGCCGGCAAGGGGCCAGGCGCCGGTGCGCAGTTGCAGCGTCCGACGCTGTCGCTTGGCGCGGCACTGAAACTGCCGTCGGCATTGCCCGCCGAACTGCTCGGCCAGCGTCCGGACGTGGTCGCCAGTCGCTGGCAAGTGGCGGCCCAGGCGCGCGGGATCGATGTCGCGCATGCCGGGTTCTACCCCAACGTCGATCTGGTCGGCAGCCTCGGCTACATGGCCACCGGCGGCGGGGCGCTGGAGTTTTTGACCGGCAAGAAGCTCAACTACAACGTCGGGCCGGCGATCTCCCTGCCGATCTTCGACGGCGGACGACTGCGTGCTGAACTGGGTGAGGCATCGGCGGGTTACGACATCGCCGTCGCGCATTACAACCAGACCCTGGTCAATGCGCTGAAGAACATCTCCGACCAGTTGATCCGCCGCGAGTCGATGGACAAGCAGCAGACGTTCGCCGCCGAGTCCGTGGCCACGGCGCAGAAGACTTACGACATTGCGATGATCGCCTACCAGCGCGGCCTCACCGATTACCTCAACGTGCTCAACGCCCAGACCCTGCTGTTCAAACAGCAGCAGGTTGAGCAGCAGGTGCAGGCGGCGCGTTTGAGTGCCCATGCGGAACTGGTGACGGCATTGGGTGGTGGTCTTGGCGCGGGTAAAGACGTGCCGACTTTTGAGCAGACCGCCGCACCGAAAACCCCGGCCCTCCTGCGTTGA
- a CDS encoding FUSC family protein: MTHLPAPLRWLYSLEWRRGFFDWARSDGVTWVYIFKVLIAAFLTLWLAMRLELPQPRTAMITVFIVMQPQSGQVFAKSFYRFLGTLAGSAMMVTLISLFAQNTELFLGSLAIWVGICSAGAARCRNFRAYGFVLAGYTAAMVGLPALAHPDGAFMAAVWRVLEISLGILCSTLVSAAILPQTASAAMRNALYQRFGVFALFVTDGLRGRSKPESFEACNVRFIAEAVGLEGLRSVTVFEDPHMRRRNGRLSRLNSEFMGITTRFNALHQLLERLRRNGADHVEAAIKPGLQDLAEVLDCFSGRALTSPDAARLVLALAAYKEDLPARVRSLRAIFQESEPSDAEQLDFHTAYELLYRFVDDLHSYAQTHASLADHSHERERWDEPFTPQTSWWAAAASGIRAAFILVVLGSYWVATAWPSGATMTLIAAATVGLSAATPNPKRMAFQMACGTFLGALIGFVEMFFIFPWIDGFPLLCVMLAPVIVLGSFLASRPQYAGVGLGLLIFFSTGSVPDNLTIYNPYTFINDYIAMVMGMLVCAAAGAIILPPNSRWLWQRLEQDLRGQVVYAISGKLKGLASSFESRTRDLMHQAYGLAAGQPLVQKSLLRWMFVVLEVGHAIIELRKEQAILPVHPAYAESQPWRQAIRVMGRSLVRLFLQPNASNLERALVAVDHAISRVAATDEPFAPHFDTSALRRVKSYLHFIRTSLLDPQSPLAAHAIAKPEGLAHAS, translated from the coding sequence ATGACTCACCTGCCCGCACCTTTGCGCTGGCTCTACTCCCTGGAATGGCGCCGGGGTTTCTTCGACTGGGCGCGCAGCGACGGCGTGACCTGGGTCTATATCTTTAAGGTGTTGATCGCCGCATTCCTGACCCTGTGGCTGGCGATGCGTCTGGAACTGCCGCAACCGCGCACGGCGATGATCACCGTGTTCATCGTCATGCAACCGCAGAGCGGTCAGGTGTTCGCCAAGAGTTTCTATCGCTTCCTCGGCACCCTGGCCGGGTCGGCGATGATGGTCACGCTGATTTCACTGTTCGCCCAGAACACCGAACTGTTCCTCGGCTCACTGGCGATCTGGGTCGGTATCTGCTCGGCCGGCGCCGCCCGCTGCCGCAACTTCCGCGCCTACGGTTTTGTGCTGGCCGGGTACACCGCCGCGATGGTCGGCCTGCCGGCGCTGGCCCATCCTGACGGCGCGTTCATGGCGGCGGTGTGGCGGGTGCTGGAGATCTCGCTGGGGATTCTCTGCTCAACGCTGGTCAGCGCCGCGATCCTGCCGCAGACCGCCAGTGCGGCGATGCGCAATGCCTTGTATCAGCGCTTCGGTGTGTTCGCGTTGTTCGTCACCGATGGCCTGCGCGGGCGCAGCAAACCGGAGTCGTTCGAGGCCTGCAACGTGCGCTTCATCGCCGAAGCGGTGGGGCTGGAAGGGCTGCGCAGCGTGACCGTGTTCGAAGACCCGCACATGCGTCGACGCAACGGCCGGCTCAGTCGCCTGAACAGCGAGTTCATGGGCATCACCACTCGTTTCAACGCCTTGCACCAGTTGCTCGAACGCCTGCGCCGCAACGGTGCCGACCATGTGGAAGCGGCGATCAAACCGGGCCTGCAGGATCTGGCCGAAGTGCTCGACTGCTTCAGCGGCCGCGCCCTGACCAGCCCGGATGCTGCGCGTCTGGTGCTGGCGCTGGCGGCCTACAAGGAAGACCTGCCGGCGCGGGTGCGCAGCCTTCGGGCAATCTTCCAGGAGAGCGAGCCGAGCGACGCCGAGCAGCTGGATTTCCACACTGCATACGAGCTGCTTTATCGCTTCGTTGATGACCTGCACAGTTATGCACAGACCCACGCTTCGCTGGCCGATCACAGCCACGAACGCGAGCGCTGGGACGAGCCGTTCACGCCGCAAACCAGTTGGTGGGCAGCGGCCGCTTCGGGGATTCGGGCTGCGTTCATCCTCGTCGTGCTCGGCAGTTACTGGGTCGCCACCGCATGGCCGAGCGGCGCGACCATGACTCTGATCGCTGCCGCTACCGTGGGCCTGTCGGCGGCGACACCGAACCCGAAACGCATGGCGTTCCAGATGGCCTGCGGCACGTTCCTCGGGGCGCTGATCGGCTTCGTCGAGATGTTTTTCATCTTCCCGTGGATCGATGGTTTCCCGTTGCTGTGCGTGATGCTCGCGCCGGTGATCGTGCTCGGTTCGTTCCTCGCTTCGCGGCCGCAATACGCCGGTGTCGGCCTCGGTCTGCTGATCTTTTTCAGCACAGGTTCGGTGCCGGATAACCTGACCATCTACAACCCCTACACCTTCATCAACGACTACATCGCCATGGTCATGGGCATGCTGGTCTGCGCGGCGGCGGGGGCGATCATTCTGCCGCCGAACAGTCGCTGGTTGTGGCAGCGTCTGGAACAGGATTTGCGCGGGCAAGTGGTGTACGCGATCAGCGGCAAACTCAAGGGCCTGGCGTCGAGTTTCGAAAGCCGCACTCGCGATTTGATGCATCAGGCTTATGGCCTGGCGGCCGGTCAGCCGCTGGTGCAGAAAAGCCTGCTGCGCTGGATGTTCGTGGTGCTGGAAGTCGGCCACGCGATCATCGAGTTGCGCAAGGAACAGGCGATCCTGCCGGTGCATCCGGCGTATGCCGAATCCCAGCCGTGGCGTCAGGCGATCCGGGTCATGGGGCGTTCGCTGGTGCGGCTGTTCCTGCAACCGAATGCGAGCAATCTGGAACGCGCACTGGTGGCGGTTGATCACGCGATCAGCCGTGTCGCCGCCACCGACGAGCCGTTTGCGCCGCACTTCGATACTTCGGCCCTGCGCCGGGTGAAAAGCTACCTGCACTTCATTCGCACCTCGTTGCTCGACCCGCAATCGCCCCTTGCCGCCCATGCCATCGCCAAGCCCGAAGGACTTGCCCATGCCTCGTGA
- a CDS encoding DUF1656 domain-containing protein, whose amino-acid sequence MPREIAFHGVYMPTMTLMFFVAAALAWALDRFLSGFDLYRFFWHPALLRLSLFTCLFGAMALTVYR is encoded by the coding sequence ATGCCTCGTGAAATCGCCTTCCACGGCGTGTACATGCCGACCATGACCCTGATGTTTTTCGTCGCCGCGGCACTGGCCTGGGCGCTGGACCGGTTTCTGTCGGGGTTCGATCTGTACCGCTTCTTCTGGCACCCGGCGCTGCTGCGCCTGAGCCTCTTTACCTGTCTGTTCGGCGCGATGGCGCTGACTGTCTACCGTTGA
- a CDS encoding efflux RND transporter periplasmic adaptor subunit — protein sequence MKKFFSLLATLLVLALALWIGRTLWEHYMNTPWTRDGRVRADIINVAADVTGEVVDVPVRDNQLVKKGDLLMQIDPEHYRLAVKQAQSLVASRKATWEMRKVNAHRRADLDNLVISKENRDDASNIADSALADYQQAQAQLEAAELNLKRTEVRAAVDGYVTNLNVHRGDYARIGEAKMAVVDMNSFWVYGFFEETKLPHVRVGDKADMQLMSGEVLKGHVESISRGIYDRDNPESRELIADVNPTFNWVRLAQRVPVRIHIDEVPEGVLLAAGITCTVVVEQSPPPLKQSSIQ from the coding sequence ATGAAAAAGTTTTTCAGCCTGCTCGCGACCCTGCTGGTGCTGGCCCTGGCGTTGTGGATCGGCCGCACGTTGTGGGAGCACTACATGAACACCCCGTGGACCCGCGACGGGCGGGTGCGCGCCGACATCATCAACGTCGCCGCCGACGTCACCGGCGAAGTGGTGGACGTGCCGGTCCGTGACAACCAATTGGTGAAAAAAGGTGATCTGCTGATGCAGATCGACCCCGAGCACTATCGTCTGGCGGTGAAACAGGCGCAGTCGCTGGTGGCTTCGCGCAAGGCCACGTGGGAGATGCGCAAGGTTAATGCCCATCGCCGCGCCGATCTGGACAACCTGGTGATCTCCAAGGAAAACCGCGACGACGCCAGCAACATCGCCGACTCGGCACTGGCCGATTACCAACAGGCCCAGGCGCAACTGGAAGCCGCCGAACTCAACCTCAAACGCACCGAAGTGCGAGCGGCGGTGGACGGCTACGTGACCAACCTCAACGTCCATCGCGGCGACTATGCACGCATCGGCGAAGCGAAAATGGCCGTGGTCGACATGAACTCGTTCTGGGTCTACGGCTTCTTCGAAGAAACCAAACTGCCCCACGTGCGCGTCGGCGATAAAGCCGACATGCAACTGATGAGCGGTGAAGTCCTCAAGGGCCACGTGGAGAGCATTTCCCGCGGCATCTACGACCGCGACAACCCGGAAAGCCGCGAGCTGATCGCCGATGTGAACCCGACCTTCAACTGGGTGCGTCTGGCGCAACGGGTGCCGGTGCGGATTCATATCGATGAAGTGCCGGAAGGTGTGTTGCTGGCGGCGGGGATTACCTGCACCGTGGTGGTCGAACAATCCCCGCCGCCATTGAAACAATCGTCAATTCAGTGA
- a CDS encoding delta-60 repeat domain-containing protein, translating into MSQSNAERSAGERDKSFGIEGERTLSILPGDILETRLIKGVLVLQDNRILLSMTLETAVGFGQYGLAMLTSSGDLDQSFNEGNPLISSFKGTDPCAGGRLLRLADGRLLMLGAHIQYSGVDPIAHLAIACYSSDYKPDPTFGPEGNGHLVIENQPNEICITDDSKIAEQADGKLLISTTCHAVGDWSKTTGVLYRLLQDGRLDKSFNITGRLDFKVQDSTAPTSLCAVLPQDDGKIVVAGHGSLLDTPETALIARLHDNGALDTRFGNLITPGYCGFGVTDHTTRFNDLLPTSQGFLGLGQAGPPGAAETQGMRCYITKNGLPDLNINGGKPLLTKYEKDRDGSWQDGYVLPDGTQLTVAARHYYYLARWLPDGTPDSSFGNAGYVTEDTSNAADPVVVVPRTDNTFLCTGNPTGVAGGLGKLFAYYS; encoded by the coding sequence ATGAGCCAAAGCAACGCCGAACGTAGCGCAGGCGAACGCGACAAATCATTTGGTATAGAGGGTGAGCGAACCCTGAGTATCCTTCCCGGCGACATACTTGAAACCCGACTGATCAAGGGTGTTCTTGTGCTACAGGACAATAGAATTCTGCTGAGTATGACGCTGGAAACAGCAGTCGGGTTCGGACAATACGGGCTTGCAATGCTGACCTCCTCTGGCGACCTGGACCAAAGCTTTAACGAAGGAAACCCACTGATCAGCTCCTTCAAGGGGACTGATCCTTGCGCCGGGGGCAGGCTTTTACGTCTTGCAGACGGACGCTTGCTAATGCTCGGTGCTCATATTCAGTATTCGGGGGTCGATCCGATAGCTCACTTGGCCATTGCCTGCTACTCCAGCGACTATAAACCCGACCCGACATTCGGGCCGGAGGGCAACGGCCACCTCGTCATTGAAAATCAGCCGAACGAAATTTGTATAACGGATGATTCAAAAATTGCCGAGCAGGCAGATGGAAAGCTGCTAATCAGCACCACTTGTCACGCCGTTGGTGACTGGAGCAAGACAACCGGCGTGCTTTACCGACTGCTCCAGGACGGCAGGCTCGACAAATCCTTCAACATTACCGGCCGACTCGATTTTAAAGTACAAGACTCGACTGCACCCACCAGTCTCTGCGCCGTGCTGCCTCAAGACGACGGAAAAATCGTGGTGGCAGGTCATGGGAGTTTGCTCGACACCCCAGAAACAGCGCTTATCGCACGCCTTCATGACAATGGCGCTCTGGACACAAGGTTCGGCAACCTTATTACACCGGGATACTGCGGCTTTGGTGTTACTGACCATACGACTCGATTCAACGACCTGTTGCCCACCAGTCAAGGCTTTCTCGGGTTAGGGCAAGCCGGACCACCCGGCGCCGCTGAAACACAGGGGATGCGTTGCTACATCACAAAAAACGGCCTGCCTGATCTCAACATCAACGGAGGTAAACCGCTGTTAACGAAATACGAAAAGGACAGGGACGGCTCTTGGCAAGATGGATATGTACTGCCCGATGGAACGCAACTGACCGTGGCAGCACGACATTACTATTACCTCGCGCGCTGGCTACCCGACGGAACTCCCGACTCAAGTTTCGGCAATGCTGGGTATGTCACTGAAGACACTTCAAATGCCGCAGATCCGGTCGTTGTAGTTCCCCGTACAGACAACACATTTCTCTGCACCGGTAATCCCACCGGGGTCGCCGGCGGGCTGGGCAAATTATTCGCCTACTACAGCTGA
- a CDS encoding SDR family oxidoreductase, with protein sequence MPVALITGCSSGIGRALADAFKSAGYEVWASARKADDVAALGAAGFTAVQLDVNDNAALEQLAERINQQHGGLDVLINNAGYGAMGPLLDGGVQAMQRQFETNVFAIVGVTRALFPVLRRAKGIVVNIGSVSGVLVTPFAGAYCASKAAVHALSDALRMELAPFGVRVMEVQPGAIASSFAKNAGHEAEQLINEQSPWFPLREGIRARAKASQDNPTPATEFAAGLLKAVQQSKPPRLIRLGNGSRALPLLAGLLPKGALESTLMKRFGLRGQL encoded by the coding sequence ATGCCCGTTGCGTTGATTACCGGTTGTTCCAGCGGCATCGGCCGCGCCCTCGCCGATGCCTTCAAAAGCGCCGGCTACGAGGTCTGGGCCAGTGCGCGCAAGGCTGACGATGTCGCGGCTCTCGGTGCCGCCGGGTTCACGGCGGTGCAGCTCGACGTCAATGACAACGCTGCGCTGGAACAACTCGCCGAGCGAATCAACCAGCAACACGGCGGCCTCGACGTGCTGATCAACAATGCCGGTTACGGCGCGATGGGGCCGTTGCTCGATGGCGGCGTACAGGCCATGCAGCGTCAGTTCGAAACCAATGTCTTCGCCATCGTTGGCGTGACCCGCGCCTTGTTTCCCGTGTTGCGCCGGGCCAAGGGGATCGTGGTGAACATTGGTAGCGTTTCGGGGGTGCTGGTCACGCCGTTCGCGGGCGCCTACTGCGCATCCAAGGCCGCCGTGCATGCCTTGAGCGATGCCTTGCGCATGGAACTGGCGCCGTTTGGCGTGCGGGTCATGGAAGTCCAGCCCGGAGCGATTGCCTCCAGCTTCGCCAAGAATGCCGGTCATGAAGCCGAACAACTGATCAACGAACAATCACCCTGGTTCCCGCTGCGTGAAGGCATTCGCGCACGGGCCAAGGCGTCCCAGGACAACCCGACTCCGGCCACTGAGTTTGCTGCCGGACTGCTCAAAGCCGTGCAGCAGAGCAAGCCACCGCGACTGATTCGCTTGGGTAATGGCAGCCGGGCGTTGCCGTTATTGGCGGGGTTGTTACCCAAGGGGGCGCTGGAGTCGACCTTGATGAAGCGATTCGGGTTACGTGGGCAGCTCTGA